The Daucus carota subsp. sativus chromosome 7, DH1 v3.0, whole genome shotgun sequence genome window below encodes:
- the LOC135147918 gene encoding uncharacterized protein LOC135147918, with protein sequence MVQNSVQYGGSPTEDPNMHIRNFIEICDTFKFNDVSDEAVKLRLFPFSLRDKAKGCESAQFVSNFQRSQQPAPATYHPSNRNHPNFSWSNNQGYNQPQQGFQQGPKQYNQAGNSQQYAPKQPYHPPGFQNHGQSANERPQGNLPSDTEVPGKRDPKEQVQSITLRSGRTTTGPTSTLVQDKGDEPQEIPAEVPSNTLDTNSTVEKDKAIPAAAPMSNPVYPPPPFPRRLKKQQLDKQFALEQMPSYAKFMKGILSKKLKLEELETVALTEECSACLCDLGASINLMPLSIFTQLGLPELKPTNMSLQLADRSITYPRGIIEDVLVKVDQLIFPADFVILDFEEDKRIPIILGRPFLATGQTLIDVQKGELTMRIQNQTVTFNVFNAMKLPTDEESCFSVDVLDTTTEANSQRVRKRKNF encoded by the exons atggtccagaactcggtacagtatgggggttctcctacggAAGACCCCaatatgcatatacggaattttatagagatctgtgacactttcaaatttaatgatgTCTCTGATGAAGCTGTaaagctaaggcttttcccattttcactgagagataaggctaagggatg tgaatcagcgcaatttgtgagcaactttcagagaagTCAACAACCCGCTCCAGCTACTTATCATCCTagcaaccgaaatcatccgaatttcagctggagtaataatcagggttataatcagcctcaacaaggatttcaacagggacctaaacagtataaTCAGGCTGGAAATTCACAACAGTATGCgcctaaacagccatatcaccctccgggatttcagaatcatgggcaatcagctaacgaaag accacaggggaatctccctagtgacaCAGAAGTACCAGGTAAaagggaccctaaagagcaagttcaatccattacgctgagatctggaagaactacaacagggcctacCTCAACATTGGTACAAGATAAgggtgatgaaccgcaagaaattccagcagaagtTCCTTCAAATACACTTGACACCAACTCTACTGTTGAAAAGGATAAGGCTATTCCTGCAGCTGCTCCGATGTCAAACCCagtatatccaccacctccatttcctaggaggttaaaaaaacagcagctggataagcaatttg cactcgagcaaatgcctagttatgccaagttcatgaagggtattctttcaaaaaagctaaagcttgAAGAGTTAGAGACCgtggctttaacggaggaatgcagtgct tgtctgtgcgacttgggagctagcatcaatctgatgcctctatctatcttcacacaacttggcctgccagagcttAAGCCAACAAATATGTCTTTACAgttggctgatcgttcgatcacatatccgaggggtataattgaagatgtgctagtcaaggttgatcaattaatatttccagccgacttcgtgattcttgattttgaagaagacaaaaggattcctatcatcttgggtagaccatTTTTAGCCACTGGCCAAACATTAATCGATGtacaaaaaggggaactcacaATGAGAATACAGAATCAAActgtcacgttcaacgtattcaatgcaatgaaattaccaactgatgaggaatcttgtttcagtgtGGATGTGCTAGACACTACGacagaagctaatagccagcgg gtgaggaagaggaaaaacttttga